A region from the Populus trichocarpa isolate Nisqually-1 chromosome 18, P.trichocarpa_v4.1, whole genome shotgun sequence genome encodes:
- the LOC112325006 gene encoding receptor-like protein 15, which yields MGLNRFSLAVVVMMMINAMLPLEGCLEEERIALLQIKTSMVDPNHMGFGSPLLSWGEDALCCNWAGVTCDSITGRVIVIFLYNARGWFIDPSKGVWDRNASMGDWYLNATMFLPFQELNILGLSNNDIAGCVPNEGFERLSRLTKLESLYLGLNNFNNSILSSFKGLSSLKHLYLESNQLKGSIDIKGSGGPSRLNKLETLDLSSNKINDSTLSFLEGLSSLKHLYLNNNQLKGSINMKGLCELKQLQELDISYNDLNGLPSCLTNLNNLQVLDISFNNFSGNISLSRIGSLTSIRDLKLSDNHFQIPISLGPFFNLSNLKNLNGDHNEIYESTELVHNLIPRFQLQRLSLACHGFGGTFPKFLYYQHDLQFVDLSHIKIIGEFPSWLLQNNTKLEALYLVNSSLSGSLQLPNDSHVNLSRLDISRNHIQNQIPTKIGAYFPWLEFLNLSRNYFSGSIPSSISNMSSLGVLDLSNNGLSGNIPEQLVEGCLSLRGLVLSNNHLKGQFFWRSFNLAYLTDLILSGNQLTGILPNSLSNGSRLEALDVSLNNLSGKIPRWIGYMSSLQYLDLSENNLYGSLPSSFCSSRTMTEVYLSKNKLEGSLIGALDGCLSLNRLDLSHNYFGGGIPESIGSLLELSFLLLGYNNLEGKIPSQLCKLEKLSLIDLSHNHLFGHILPCLQPTSKWQRERETSLNPSGNSLGRENRGPQIVFPVPAVEDPSMNKSVEFTTKSISYSFKGIILKYISGIDLSCNNLTGEIPVELGNLSNIQVLNLSHNSLTGPIPPTFSNLKEIESLDLSYNNLNGEIPRQLLDLYFLSAFSVAHNNLSGKTPEMVAQFSTFNKSCYEGNPLLCGPPLARNCTRALPPSPLPRSQTHKKEENGVIDMEAFIVTFSVAYIMVLLTIGSVLYINPRWRRAWFYFIGESINNCYYFLVDNLPVPARFRRFQPCV from the exons ATGGGGTTAAACAGGTTCTCTCTAGCAGttgtggtgatgatgatgattaatgCCATGCTTCCATTAGAAGGGTGTTTAGAGGAAGAAAGGATTGCTCTTCTGCAAATCAAGACTTCCATGGTTGATCCAAATCATATGGGATTTGGATCCCCGCTACTCTCCTGGGGAGAGGATGCTCTCTGTTGTAATTGGGCAGGAGTTACCTGCGATTCCATTACAGGACGAGTTATCGTAATCTTTCTTTACAACGCAAGAGGTTGGTTCATAGATCCTTCAAAGGGAGTTTGGGACCGAAATGCTTCAATGGGAGATTGGTACCTAAATGCAACTATGTTTCTTCCCTTCCAAGAACTCAATATTCTTGGCTTGAGTAATAATGATATAGCTGGCTGTGTTCCGAATGAAG GTTTCGAAAGACTATCAAGACTTACCAAATTGGAGTCTCTCTATTTAGGACTCAATAACTTCAACAATAGCATTCTATCATCCTTCAAAGGCCTTTCTTCTCTTAAACATCTATATCTTGAGAGTAACCAATTGAAAGGATCAATAGATATCAAAG GCTCTGGAGGACCATCAAGGCTTAACAAATTGGAGACTCTTGACTTAAGCTCAAATAAAATCAACGATAGCACCTTATCATTTCTTGAAGGGCTTTCATCTCTCAAACATCTATATCTTAATAACAACCAGTTGAAAGGATCAATAAATATGAAAG GCCTTTGTGAGTTAAAACAACTCCAGGAGCTTGATATCAGCTACAACGATCTCAATGGTCTGCCTTCTTGTCTCACAAATTTAAACAACCTTCAAGTTTTAGATATCTCTTTCAACAACTTTTCTGGGAATATATCCTTGAGCCGCATTGGAAGTCTCACATCCATTCGAGATCTAAAACTGTCAGACAATCACTTCCAAATACCAATCTCACTTGGCCCATTTTTTAACCTTTCAAACCTCAAGAATTTGAATGGTGACCATAATGAGATATACGAGTCAACAGAGCTGGTACACAATTTGATTCCAAGGTTCCAGTTACAGAGGCTTTCTTTGGCATGTCATGGATTCGGTGGGACATTTCCGAAATTCCTTTACTATCAGCATGACCTTCAATTTGTTGATCTCtcacacatcaaaataataggaGAATTTCCAAGCTGGTTGTTACAGAATAACACAAAACTTGAAGCGCTTTATTTGGTCAACAGTTCTCTTTCAGGATCTTTGCAATTACCAAATGATTCCCATGTGAATTTGTCACGTTTAGATATCTCAAGAAATCACATCCAAAATCAAATTCCCACTAAAATTGGGGCATATTTCCCGTGGTTAGAGTTTTTAAACCTGTCTAGAAATTATTTCAGTGGTAGCATTCCCTCTTCGATAAGCAATATGAGCTCATTGGGAGTCTTGGATTTGTCCAATAATGGCTTGTCAGGCAACATACCCGAGCAGTTGGTTGAAGGCTGTTTATCATTACGTGGTCTCGTGCTTTCAAATAATCATTTGAAAGGCCAGTTTTTCTGGAGAAGTTTCAACTTAGCATACTTGACCGACCTGATATTAAGTGGGAATCAGTTAACAGGGATTCTTCCAAATAGCTTGTCTAATGGTTCTAGATTGGAAGCATTGGATGTCAGTCTCAACAATTTATCTGGTAAGATACCGAGATGGATAGGGTATATGTCTTCTCTTCAATATTTAGACCTTTCAGAGAACAATCTTTATGGAAGTCTACCGTCCAGCTTTTGTTCTTCAAGGACGATGACAGAagtttatttatctaaaaataaactagaaggaTCACTGATTGGTGCACTCGATGGCTGCCTGTCGCTGAATAGATTAGATCTGAGCCATAATTATTTTGGAGGTGGCATTCCCGAGTCAATTGGTTCTTTGTTAGAGTTGAGCTTTCTTCTTTTAGGTTATAATAATCTAGAAGGTAAAATCCCAAGCCAACTCTGCAAACTAGAGAAATTAAGCTTGATTGATCTTTCTCATAATCATCTGTTCGGTCATATTCTTCCATGCCTACAACCTACCAGCAAGTGGCAGAGGGAAAGGGAAACATCTTTAAATCCTTCAGGCAATTCTCTAGGTCGTGAGAACAGGGGACCACAGATAGTATTTCCTGTTCCCGCCGTGGAAGACCCTTCTATGAATAAATCTGTAGAGTTTACAACAAAGAGCATATCCTATTCATTCAAGGGAATCATCCTCAAGTACATCTCCGGTATCGATCTCTCCTGCAACAATTTGACAGGAGAGATTCCTGTTGAGCTTGGAAACCTCAGCAACATCCAGGTGTTGAATCTATCCCATAATAGTTTAACAGGTCCAATACCACCTACATTTTCAAACTTAAAGGAAATTGAAAGCCTGGATCTTTCCTACAACAACTTGAACGGGGAAATTCCTCGTCAGCTTCTCGACTTATACTTCCTATCTGCTTTCAGTGTAGCCCACAATAACTTATCAGGCAAAACGCCAGAGATGGTTGCACAATTCTCAACATTCAACAAGTCTTGCTATGAGGGAAATCCGTTGCTTTGTGGACCACCACTCGCCAGAAATTGTACTAGAGCATTACCGCCATCACCGCTGCCAAGGTCTCAGactcataaaaaagaagaaaatggcgTTATTGATATGGAGGCTTTCATTGTGACATTTTCAGTGGCATACATCATGGTCCTGTTGACAATAGGTTCAGTTCTGTACATAAACCCACGTTGGCGACGAGCATGGTTTTACTTTATTGGGGAGAGCATCAATAATTGCTATTACTTTCTTGTGGACAATCTACCTGTGCCAGCCAGGTTCAGACGATTTCAGCCTTGTGTCTAA